GCTCGGTGTGGGCTGGGGCGTGAGCTTCCTGCAGTCCAACCACTTCCTGGGCCATACCGCTCTCGGCGGCATGCTCATGGGTACCATCGTCACCGGCCTTTTCCTTGGCCTGAGCATGACCAGCGCCGGTGGCGCCTGGGACAATGCGAAGAAATACATCGAAGAAGGCAATCACGGCGGCAAAGGCAGCGATGCTCACAAGGCAGCCGTAACGGGTGACACCGTGGGCGACCCCTACAAGGACACCAGCGGTCCTGCCATCAATCCGATGATCAAGGTGGTGAACATCGTGGCCATCCTCGTGATTCCGCTGCTGTTCTAGGACGCACTACTGCGAGTACCGCTCCATACACTTTAAGAGCCCGCCTGTTAAACGGCGGGCTTTTTCTTTTTGGCTCTCAGTACGCAATCGTCTTGCCTCCCTGCTTGAGCGTCACCTTCTTCAGCGGATCGATCGAATTGAAGGTAATCGTGTAGCCATTGGGCAGATAGCTCGTGAGCTGGCTTTCGGCATAGCTGAGATAGGGCGCCAGTTTGCTGTAGCGTGTCTGGGAGTTGGTGGAGGCGTTCCAGTCACTCTTCGCCTGTGTGCGACCGCGTACCTGCACCAGCGTGGCCATGGCCATATTGAGCGACTCGGCACGGGCGATGGCCATGTTGAGCTCGGCATCGCTGCGCACTTTGATGAGATTGGGCAGGGCAAGGAAGGAAATGATGCCGATGATTGCGACAGCGGTGAGCATCTCAACGAGTGAGAATGCGTGGGAGTGGGGGAGATTGGCAGGCTGGCGAGACATGTAGGAATTTCTGCACAGGCCTGTGTATCGTCCATGATCCTGCGGTTTGAGCATGGGTCCGCAGGAGGGAGATTGGGGGATAGGCAGACTGCTTAGTAAAAACATCCGGGAAGAGGCTTCCAGGCTGGCCATCCTCACTGAGTCGTTGCAAACTCCGGCATGCCCCGGCGTTTCGACCACATCGATCTTCGTGTGCGCAATCTGGAGGAGGTGCGTGCCTTCTATGACACCTTTCTTCCGGCGCTCGGATTTGCACACGATGCGCAGATAGAAGGCTGGATTCAATACGATGCCATAGGCGAAGATGGCACCCTGCGTGACTTTTTCGGTGTCACCGAGTCACCCGGCCATGTGGCAAACGAAAACCGCATCGCCTTCTGGGCAGATACGGATGCCGAAGTAGATCGACTTGCTGCTGTCGCAGTGAGTGTCGGAGCCAGGAACGTCGAAGGGCCAGGCTTCGAGGTGCCTGGCTACTACGCGGTGTTCTTTGAGGACGCCTCTGGAAACCGGTTCGAAATCTGCCACCGCACCAATTGAGGAGCCTACGTACTTGGCTTCCAGAAAGTTGGCTGTGGAGGTGGCGGGATGGCCGCTCGCGCCGCTTCGTCGAGAGCCCTGCGTCGTTGCAGTTCCAGCTTCAGGCTTTCCTCTCCACGGTTCATGGCCCAGCGGTGGTTCGCGGAGAAGACAGGTCTGCAGAGCCAGGAAAGAGACTGTAGAATGGGTTTGTCGGCCCGGACGCGCCAGTCGAAGAGGATCTCGACCTCGTCTTCGCTCTTCTGGGCGAGTTGCCACTCACCTCTGCCCGTGAGATCCCCTGCGGCGGCAAGGCTGAAGCCATCCGGACGATTCACTTCCGTGATGGTAGAACGCCAGCGCAGAGTGTAAGGCAGCCAGCCTTTTGTGAAGAGATCCATGGACGCACCGACGCCATCCGGTCCGCCCTGGTTTACGATGGTGGTTTCCAGATAAACCGAGGGCCACCAGCGGGGGAGAGATGTACCATCGTACAAGACATCATACACCTCAGCGCAGGTGCCCGGGACCGTCCAGTGGGTCAGAAATGAATACTCAGTGGCTGGCATGACATGGGAAATGCGAGCCGGAACAGTGCCGCTAGTTCCAGCTCATGGTCTCGAGGATCTTGCCGCGCCACAAAGCGTACGCGGTCTCCGTGAGATGCAAGCCATCGTTGGTGAATTCTGCTTTCAGCCGCCCTTCGCCGTCCGCCATCAGGGAGTGAAGATCGACAAAGGTGCACTTGTATTCCGCCGCCAGACGTTTGAGCCGGGCGTTGAACTCGCGCACCGGGGTATTCTGCTTGTCGTGGTTACCCCGGGTGGGCAGGACCGATTGCACATGGACGCGAAGTTCGGGAGAATGCTCGCGAAGCCGCTGGAGCAGAGTCCGATATCCCGTCTCCATGGAATCCACCGATTTGCCGGAGTTCAGGTCATTGATGCCGATGAGGATGAAGACATCCGTGGCCGCGCAGTCGAAAACGGAATTGTCCAGCCTTTGCAAAACGCCACGCGGATCATCGGGCGCCATGTTGTTCCCGATGACGTCGGCCCCGATGCCTCGGTTCAGCACTCGACGCCCAGGGAAGTGCTTGGCGACATCGAAACCTTCCGTGATGCTGTCACCCAGCAGTACCACATTCTGGAAAACCAGGTTCTGCTCCTTGAAGGCCCGCACCCGGTTCTGCCAGTGCATCTTGAAGATGGCTCCCCAGTCGGGTGGTGGAGCCTTGGCTTTCTCGGCCGTCGGAGCGTCTGGTTTCTTGTCCTCGGCAAAGACTGGATGTGTTGCCTGGAGCAATAGCGCGAGGAACGTGCAAAGGGCAGGGGAGGCCAGACGGTGTATCATAAGTTATCAGGAGACGCTGGGAACGTCGAGCGGAGGTTTGGGCCCGGCCCCATCTCCGGGTGGGGCAACGGCATTGTCCTTGGGCGCGGTCACCTGGCGGAAGCGCTCCTCGTAATTCTCGTGGTTCGTGCCCATGAGCCGGTCCCAGAAATTGAAGTACAGTCCATAGTTCCCGCGCATGGACTCGTGGTGCATCACGTGATTCGTGGGGGTATTCATGAGGTACTTGAGCGGCGTATTCATCAGCCAGCGTGGATGCACCTCATATCCGGAGTGGCCGACAACGTTGTAGGCGACCTGCCAGAGCATGAAAATGCCGAAGGCCCAGAGATGCATGGGCATCACCGTGACCACGATCGGGAAGATGGCTGCCTGTACTACCGCCTCCAGTGGGGAAAAGGCATAGGCGGCCCAGGGCGTGGGATTGTGCGAGAGATGGTGCACCCGGTGGAAGAGCTTGAAGAGCTTGCGGTGATGCATGAGCCGGTGCGTCCAGTAGAACCAGGCATCATGAATGAAGATGGCAATCACAATGCTCATCCAGAACCAGAGCTGGCCATGCTGGTCGATCTTCCGATAGATCTGCGTGTATCCATGTCGCGAGGCAATGATGGTCAGCGCCCCAACCATGGCAAAGACAACCATGGACATGGCCGAGTATCCGATCTCGCGCCAGACCTCGCGACCCCTGGGGAATTTCGTGATGATCTTCCGGGCGAACCACTTCCGCTTGAAGATCACGTAGCACAGCAGCCAGGCGATGCCTGCGAGCAGGGCGTAGCGAATCGTCAACTCAAGCGTGCTTCCCGCGGTGAGTTCGAAGAAGTTCCATTTTCTGAAGGGTTTGGCGGCGAGCAAAAACGTCATGGGGGATGGTGGGGCTGAGGCTTCTGTTCCCGGCTGTAACGATCGTGCGCCTGCCGCACGAAAAGTTCACTTCACGAAAGACGTGGCTGACCGTCTTCTGGTTTCCATCATTTTCCAACAAGCAGGAAGATGCCGGCCACGAGGGCGAGGATGGCCATGATGACTTGAATCTGAGGAAAGCCCACATTCAGCCCGACGAGGCCCTGGAGGATGAGATAGATGGCAAGGAGGAGGGTTCCGATGCTCTTGGTGATTTTCATGGTGGGAGGTCTGGGGAGGTTTGACGGGCGATGCGTGGCGCATCGCGCCGATTGTACGGAAAGGCCGTTTCGGTGTCATTCCTTTTGCTGTCGTCCATGGCTGGAAGGCGATACCGGCCTTGGGAAGGGTATTGGACGTGCGCATTCTCGCACCCATCCGGAGCCTTCGACGCAGCCGATTTCCAAGGTGAAAACGATGTGAATGCGGTTTTTGAAGACAGCGCTGTGTCCTTTTACGCGGATCCTGTGGTCAGGACACGGCTGATGGAGTTTCTCGGGGAAGATGTCGCTGGCCAGACTTCGGCGGTGTACCTGACTTGCTCCGATGGCGTCCAACTCGATCCCCGCATGTTCCGGTTGCCCTCGGAGATCGATTGGTTCCTCGGGAACAATCTGGATATTGCCCGATCATTGGCGGATTCAGCGGCAATCCTCATGCATCTGGATGTGGA
The Roseimicrobium gellanilyticum DNA segment above includes these coding regions:
- a CDS encoding VOC family protein yields the protein MPRRFDHIDLRVRNLEEVRAFYDTFLPALGFAHDAQIEGWIQYDAIGEDGTLRDFFGVTESPGHVANENRIAFWADTDAEVDRLAAVAVSVGARNVEGPGFEVPGYYAVFFEDASGNRFEICHRTN
- a CDS encoding type II secretion system protein; protein product: MSRQPANLPHSHAFSLVEMLTAVAIIGIISFLALPNLIKVRSDAELNMAIARAESLNMAMATLVQVRGRTQAKSDWNASTNSQTRYSKLAPYLSYAESQLTSYLPNGYTITFNSIDPLKKVTLKQGGKTIAY
- a CDS encoding sterol desaturase family protein, yielding MTFLLAAKPFRKWNFFELTAGSTLELTIRYALLAGIAWLLCYVIFKRKWFARKIITKFPRGREVWREIGYSAMSMVVFAMVGALTIIASRHGYTQIYRKIDQHGQLWFWMSIVIAIFIHDAWFYWTHRLMHHRKLFKLFHRVHHLSHNPTPWAAYAFSPLEAVVQAAIFPIVVTVMPMHLWAFGIFMLWQVAYNVVGHSGYEVHPRWLMNTPLKYLMNTPTNHVMHHESMRGNYGLYFNFWDRLMGTNHENYEERFRQVTAPKDNAVAPPGDGAGPKPPLDVPSVS
- a CDS encoding GDSL-type esterase/lipase family protein, which translates into the protein MIHRLASPALCTFLALLLQATHPVFAEDKKPDAPTAEKAKAPPPDWGAIFKMHWQNRVRAFKEQNLVFQNVVLLGDSITEGFDVAKHFPGRRVLNRGIGADVIGNNMAPDDPRGVLQRLDNSVFDCAATDVFILIGINDLNSGKSVDSMETGYRTLLQRLREHSPELRVHVQSVLPTRGNHDKQNTPVREFNARLKRLAAEYKCTFVDLHSLMADGEGRLKAEFTNDGLHLTETAYALWRGKILETMSWN
- a CDS encoding SRPBCC family protein; the encoded protein is MPATEYSFLTHWTVPGTCAEVYDVLYDGTSLPRWWPSVYLETTIVNQGGPDGVGASMDLFTKGWLPYTLRWRSTITEVNRPDGFSLAAAGDLTGRGEWQLAQKSEDEVEILFDWRVRADKPILQSLSWLCRPVFSANHRWAMNRGEESLKLELQRRRALDEAARAAIPPPPQPTFWKPST